The sequence CTGGCGCACGGTCTCGGCGTACAGCCAGGCCCCGCCGTCCGCCAGGTCGTCGCGGGCGACACCGGTGATGGTGGCGTAGTTGAGGTCCATCGTGACCACGGACTCGCCCACCCGGCGGGGCTCGTCGCGGTCCAGGGCCTCGGGCTTGCCCGTGTCGATCTGGCAGAAGTCGCAGCGACGGGTGCACTGGTCGCCGCCGATGAGGAAGGTGGCCTCGCGGTCCTCCCAGCACTCGTAGATGTTCGGGCAGCCGGCTTCCTGGCAGACCGTGTGCAGGCCCTCGCTCTTCACGAGGTTCTGCATCTTGGTGTACTCGGGGCCCATTTTCGCCCGGGTCTTGATCCACTCGGGCTTGCGCTCGATGGGGGTCTGGCTGTTGCGGACCTCCAGGCGCAGCAATTTGCGTCCGTCGGGTGCGACTGCGGACACGACCGGCTCCCTCAGCTTTGATTCTTCGGCGTCCCCCAGGGTACGCCCGTGTTCTGTACGCCCTGGCGCCGAGACCAACCCCATGACCGCAGGGCGCATTCCCGTCCGGGGGATTCTCAGGCCGACGCCTTCTCGACCGGCCGGGGCCGCGGGTCGGCGTTCTCCAAAACCTCCCGGAGATGCTTCTCGGCCACCGGTACGACCTCCTCCACCGTGACGTCCCGGCCCAGCTCGCTCGCCAGGGAGGCCACGCCCGCGTCGCGGATGCCGCAGGGGATGATCCGGTCGAACCACTTCATGTCGGGGCAGACGTTGAACGAGAAGCCGTGCATGGTGACGCCCTTGGCGACCCGGATGCCGATCTGGGCGATCTTGCGGTCCTCGCGGCGCTGGCCGGCGTTCGAGGGGGCGTACTCGGGGCCGTCGAGCCGCGGGTCGAACTCCTCGTCGGCCAGCCGGGGGTCGAAGTCGAGGGAGAGGCCGCCGATCGCGGGCCGCTGCTCGACGGGGTCGCCCAGCACCCACACGCCGCTGCGCCCCTCGACGCGGGTGGTCTCCAGGCCGAACTCCGCGCAGGTGCGGATCAGGGCCTCTTCGAGGCGTCGTACGTGCGCCACCACGTCCACCGGGCGGGGGAGCTTCTGGATCGGGTAGCCGACCAGCTGGCCCGGGCCGTGCCAGGTGATCTTGCCGCCGCGGTCCACATCGATCACCGGGGTGCCGTCCAGCGGGCGCTCGCTGTCCTCCGTGCGCCGGCCCGCCGTGTAGACCGGGGGGTGCTCCAGGAGCAGCAGGGTGTCCGGGATCTCGTCGGCGAACCGGGCGGCGTGCACCCGGCGCTGCTCGTCCCATGCCTCCTGGTAGTCGACGGCCTCCGCGCCGAACCCCATACGGACGAACCGCAATTCACTCACGGCAAGCGCCTCCCTAGCGATGTCAGGCACGTAACGCGCCCACGCCACTGTACGTCCGTCCGCGCGCCGTCAGCCCTGCGGGCAATCCTCACACGATCGGATGAATGAAAGCTGAAGTATCCGACCGGGTGCTCACTCTCCGCTACATTCGCGCCGTTCATGAGGCCAAAAGGGCTGCTCACAGGCAATCCCGGCACGTCACGACGCCCGGAGGCAGGAGACCGCACCACCCATGACGGACCGACCCGCGCAGCGCACCCCCAACCGCCAGCTCGCCGCGCTCATCGCAGAGGCGGGGTTCTCCAACGCGGGTCTGGCCCGGCGCGTCGACCAGCTCGGCCTGGAACACGGGCTGGACCTCAGATACGACAAGACCTCCGTCACCCGCTGGCTGCGCGGCCAGCAGCCGAGAGGTACGACGCCCGCGCTGATCGCCGAGGTGTTCACCCGCCGGCTCGGGCGCCGGCTCTCCGCCCAGGATCTCGGCCTGGACGCGTGTGCGCCGGTGTACGCCGGGCTGGAGTTCGCGGCCACCCCGGAGGAGGCCGTGGACATCGTCAGCGGGCTGTGGCGCAAGGACTCCGGCAGCCACGCCGAGCTGCGCAAGATCGCGTTCACCCCGGCGGGGCTCGTCGTG is a genomic window of Streptomyces sp. WP-1 containing:
- the lipB gene encoding lipoyl(octanoyl) transferase LipB → MSELRFVRMGFGAEAVDYQEAWDEQRRVHAARFADEIPDTLLLLEHPPVYTAGRRTEDSERPLDGTPVIDVDRGGKITWHGPGQLVGYPIQKLPRPVDVVAHVRRLEEALIRTCAEFGLETTRVEGRSGVWVLGDPVEQRPAIGGLSLDFDPRLADEEFDPRLDGPEYAPSNAGQRREDRKIAQIGIRVAKGVTMHGFSFNVCPDMKWFDRIIPCGIRDAGVASLASELGRDVTVEEVVPVAEKHLREVLENADPRPRPVEKASA